Part of the Pseudomonas sp. M30-35 genome is shown below.
GAATACTGATGGTGCCGTCCTGACCGATATCGATCCCCTGCTCTGGCGGCACGGCAACTGGCCCGGCATTGCCCATAACCGGCAAACCATTGCCAGTGCGCAGCACGCCTAGCGCGTCGACATTCAAGCTGGCAGTACGCACATAAGCTTCGCTGCCATCGGGCGCCTGCACGGCAAGCCAGCCATGACCGCCGATTGCAACGTCAAGGTCGCGTCCTGTTTCCTGCATGGAGCCCGGAGTAAAGTCAGTACCTGGACGCTCACTCATTGCATAAACGCGCGACGGATACACATCACCGAATGATGAAATAGCCCGCGCCTGCTCAAAGTCACGGCGAAAGCCGCTGGTTGAAATATTCGCCAAGTTGTTGGCGTGCGCGCGCTGTGCCAGCGTGTTGTTCTGAGCGCCAGTCATGGCGACGTAAAGCATTTTATCCATGGTAACTCTCCGAGATAGGCGTGCTGCCTTGTGCTCTATACAGGCAATATTGCAAAGCCTGTGCCACACTCGAAAATTAACCGTAAACCATTGATAAAATTAGATTTTATAAAACAAAAAAGCTCCAAAAGGAGCTTTTTAATAGAGCGAACGGCGAGACTTTGCCGCGAACGGCAAAGCCATGTCGGCCAGCTGGATCAACGCAGGTTGATAATGGTCTGGGTCACCGCACTTTCAGTCTCGATGGTTTTTGCATTCGCCTGATAATTGCGCTGCGCAACGATCAAGTTAACCAACTGGTCAGACAGTTCGACGTTTGAGTCTTCCAGCGCTCCCGACTGCAAAGCACCCAAGGTGCCGCTGCTTGGCGTGCCGATCACCGGCTCACCCGATTCAAATGACTGCACCCATGCCGTTTTACCCACCGGCGTCAGACCTTGCATATTGGCAAAGTTGGCCAACACCACTTGCCCCTGCACCTTCGACTGGCCGTTGGTGTAGCGCGCAAAAATCACACCGGTGTCATCAATCTCAAGGCCCGCCAGCTCACCCGTGGTGTAACCGTTTTGGTCAACACTATTCACCGCAAACAAACTCGAATACTGGGTCGTGCCACGGAAGTCAAAATTAACCCCAGTCGCACTAGCCGTTGCACCGTTACCACTCCAGACCGGAGGCGTACCACCATCGGATGCGGCGGGAACCCAGTTGGTCATATTCAACGTACCATTTGCAGCCACAGTGAAATCTGCCGATGTCATCGCTGCGGTATCCAACTGGCCTGCCGCATTAAAGGTCAGGTTGGCCGTGTACGGGTCGGTCGATGTCGGGTCCGCCGGGTTGCGCCCATCGACCAACACATTCATCTGCCAGGTATTAGCACCGGTTTTGATGTAATACTGAGTAAATGCGTGTGAGTTGCCCTGCGAGTCGAAGATATTGACCGAGGTCGACGAGTTAAATGTGGTTGGATCATTCGGATCAAACGGCGTTGTCGTCGGCACTTCGTTGGTCGAGTTCAGGTTGAAAGGCTGAGTAATGGTACTCGTCGGCTTCGGTGCCTGGCTGGCCGTCTCAACTTTAAGATCAGAGATGATGCCGTTTTGCAGATTGCCGTTGCCATCCACCGCATAGCCTTGCAGCTTGTAGCCGAAGTTATTGACGATATTGCCAGCGCGGTCAGTACCGAAATAACCGGCACGGGTGTAGCTGATATCACCATTGTTGCTGGTGCGGAAAAAGCCGTTACCGTTAATCGCCAAATCCAATGAGTTCTGCGTGTAGTTGACGTTGCCCTGATTGAATTGTTGCGAAACGTCACTGAGCAACACCCCGCTACCTTGGGCGTTCTTGCCGGAGCCAAGCACCGAAGCCGCATACACGTCAGCAAACTCCGCCCGCGACTGTTTAAAGCCGGTCGTGCCTGCGTTGGCGATGTTATTACCCGTAACGTTGAGATCGCTGGTCGCTGCGCGCAGACCGCTAAGCCCGATATTGAACGCCATGGAAAACTCCTTTGCCGGAACAGCCGGCCATTAAATCGTGATGATTATTGACCGATGACCTGAACCTGCGAGAGCGGCACACTGCCCAGCCCTGCCAAATTCAGCATGAGTTCGCTGCCGCCCAAAGTGACACTGTCAACGTTGGCCGGAAGCATGGTGTAAAGACCCTTGGTTTCACCCGCGTAGGTCGCTTCCGCCTCAAAGGTGTAAGTGCCCGGCGGCATAAGATTGCCGCTTGAATCCTTGCCATCCCAGATGAAGCTGATGTTGCCTGCTTCCTGCTCACCCAGGTTGACTCGGCCAACCACTGACCCGGCGCTGTCTTTAACATTGACGTAGACGTTGCTACTGCTGGTCGGCAGAACCAGGCTGGCCTTGAAGCTCTCACTGGTATCCACTACCGCAGTGTCAGTCGGAATAATAACTTTGCGCCCAACCAGCGACGAAGCCTGCAAGGCCTGCGATGACTGATAACCCGACAGCAATGTATCGACGCTACCGTTCAACTGCTGAATACCGTCTACCGTACTGAACTGTGCCAATTGCGCGATGAACTCGCCGTTACCTTGCGGCTCCAGTGGGTTCTGGTTATTCAATTGGGCGACCAACAGATTCAAGAACTCGTCTTTACCAAGCTCTTTATCTGTACCGGTACTGGACGAGTTAATTTGCAGCTGATCAAGGACCGAACTGCCAACGCCACTGGTGCTATCAACGCTCATTTAGCGTTCCTCATTGATGGCTTACTGACCCAGGGTCAGCACCTTCTGTAACATTTGTTTAGCGGTATTCATCATTTCAACGTTGGTCTGGAAGGCCCGGCTGGCAGAGATCATGTCAGCCATTTCTTCAACCACATTGACGTTGGGGTAGTACACATAACCGCTCTCGTCCGCGGCCGGATGGTTAGGCTCGTAACGTGGCATCAGCGAACTTTGATCCTCAACAATGCCGAGCACCTGAACACCGCTGCCAGCTGCATCTTGCTCAGCAAACAAGGAGCCGCCATCAGAACCCTGGGCCTGATTAAACACAGTGGCGAAAACCGGGTGGCGAGCGCGGTAAGTCTGGTCAATGTTGGAAGACACAGACTCGGCGTTGGCGATGTTGCTGGAGATGGTGTTGAGACGCGTGCTTTGCGCGCTCATACCGGACCCGGCAATATTGAATACACTGGTTAGTGACATGGCATCAGTCTCCGTTAGTCGCCGCGCAGGGCGCTGACCAGCCCTTTGAATTTGCTATTGAGTAAGGTGAAGCTGGCCTGAAAGTCGACGGCGTTTTGCGCGTAATTCGACTGTTCTAGCTGGGTATCGACTGTGTTCTGATCAAGCGAAGGGCTCATCGGAGTTCGATACTTAAGCTCAGCCTCAGCGCTGGCCAGACCTTCAGCACTGATGTGATGTGCATTGGTGCGGTTCAGGCTAAAGGTGCCGCCCTGAGTCTTGGCATTTTGCTCGGCAAGCACTGAGGCGAAATCCAGATCACGCGCTTTGTAGTTAGGCGTGTCTGCGTTCACCATGTTATTGGCCAACACTTCTGCACGCTGAGCGCGAAAGCTCAGTGCTTGTTGGTGAATGCCGAGTGCGCTTGCGAAGCTGATACTCATGGTTTGTACCTTTGCCGTTTGCCGAAGCAGTTTTCCGTGCAAGCAACAAAGCAAACCCTGTGCCAATATATTTAACCGTTTAAATACAATGACTTATGATAAAACCTATTGAGTAAAAAGACTAAAGCGGCAATGGATTTCCGCTTGCGGCAATGCCTCTGCCTATTTACCCGCCCCGCACTTGCCGCTCAAACTGGAGGCAGATAAATGCCTGGCGCCCTCACGCCATTACCAAATGGCCAAGCAATTATCTGTGGTTAGACGTTGAGCGCAATTGGCTCATAAGAAGATGCTGCGCCGCTGAGATTAGCCAAAAAACTTGCGCATTGAACGCGACAACCAGCCCGCAGGTTGCGTGTCCTGAGTAATCCGGTTCATGTTGTCGATAACCACCTTGGCATAAGCGGCGTCGTCATTGCGGATGTGGTTGAACAGCCAGCGCGACAACAAACCGATCAACTCAGTGGTTATATCCTCGCCTGCCTTGAAGCGAGTGTTGTACTCATTAACCTTGCCAATGAACACCTCATGCACACGCTTGTGTGGACGGGTAAAACTGTAGCCGGACTCTTCCAGCAGCGACTCTTCAAAGGCAAAGTGCGAGAGCGTGTAATCAACCAGATCATTAAGCACGCCACCGACTTCGCTGCGGCTATGCCCCTGCTTTTGCGCCAAGATCAGCAAGTTGATCATATCGACAATCCGTCGATGCTGATTGTCGATGACCTCGATTCCGGTGTTGAGGTCACTTTGCCAAACAAGTAATTCCATTAACCCAGTCCTTAAGCGTTCACTCGAGTAGGTTCGAGCGCTGGGCAACTTTATCGACAGTACGTGCGCCAGGGACTGACTTGAATCAAGCCAGTTACCATTATCCGGGCACTAAGGAGCAGGCAGGCAGACGCTTGCACAATCCTATGTAAACAGCAGGCTCTGGGCCTGCTGCTTGCAGTGATCCACACAAGGCTTATTTGACTTTATAAATGATGCCCGGACTGCATTGCACCATCTGATACAGGTCCGGCAGTGCATTGAGCGCCTCGGAAGCGCCCAGGAACAAATATCCGCCCGGCTTCAAGGTCGCATGGATACGCGTGAGAATGTCTTTCTTCACTTCAGCTGAAAAGTAGATCAGCACGTTACGACAGAACACCACATCAAACTTTCCCAAGCCGGCGTAGCTTTCCAGCAGATTTAGCGGACGAAATTCGACACGGCTTTTGATCGGTGCCTTGACCACCCAGCGTCCCGGCGCCTTCGGCTCAAAGTAGCGCTGCAAACGTTCTTGTGAGAGGCCACGACCAATTGCCAGACTGTCGTACTCACCTGATTTACAGTTGGCCAGCATCGTCGGTGACAGGTCTGTGGCGACGATTTGCGCACCACCGCGCAACTGCCCGATATTGCTCTTCTCGAACTCATCAATTGTCATCGACAGCGAATAAGGCTCTTGCCCTGACGAACAAGCTGCCGACCAGATACGCAAACGCTGCCCCGCGTTAGCCTTGAGTAATTCAGGCAACACACGCTTTTTCATCACTTCAAAGGGATAGGTATCACGAAACCACAGGGTTTCGTTGGTGGTCATGGCATCGACCACTTGCTCACGCAAGCCGCTGCGCGGCATGGCCTGCATACGCTGCACCAACTCACCGAGCGTCTTGATACTGTTCTGTTCCATCAACTTATTAAGCCGACTGGAAACCAGATACTGTTTATTGGTGCCTAGCAAAATCCCGCAGGCTTTTTCGAGGAAGCTCCGGAACTGTTCAAAATCCAAATTTCCTGACGTCACTCGCACTGCCCCGCAAAATAATAGTGTTGGTCTATGAGACACCCACCGAATATAAACATTCTAGGCAGCATCTGATGCACCATCACAGCTTAAAGACACAGCTAAACCCTTTGGTTATCCAGCCATTTGTCGCATGGGTTGGCGCAGCTTACTCGCCACGATCAACCGCGTTGATTCGCTCAACCACTCTTGAGGCTAAATCATCGGGCCGGAATTTGGCGAGAAAATCATCCGCACCGACCTTTTTGACCATCGCTTGGTTGAATACACCCGACAATGAAGTGTGTAGCAACAGGTGCAATCCCTGCATCCGCGCATCACTGCGAATAGCAGTGGTCAATGTATAGCCATCCATTTCTGGCATTTCAATGTCAGAAATAATCATCAGCAACTCATCGGCCGGGCGACGCCCTTCATCAGCCATCTTGCGCAAATAATCCAGCGCTTCACGCCCATCATTCAGCGTCGTCACTTCCACACCAACGGCTTGCAAGCAACGTAACACCTGCTTACGCGCCACTGATGAGTCATCAACAATCAACACATGCTGTTTAACCGCTTTACCATGAGTAGCCGCATCCACCACACCCTCAGATATCGCTTCAGAGGTGGGTGAAACTTCAGCCAGAACCTTTTCTACATCGATGATCTCAACCATTTGCTGATCAAGATAGGTCACCGCCGTCAGGTAATGATCACGCCCCGTACCCTTTGGCGGCGGCAGGATCTCTTCCCAGTTCATGTTAACAATGCGCTCAACTGCGCTCACCAAAAAACCCTGAGTCTTGGTGTTGTACTCAGTGATGATCACAAAGCTATTTTGCAAATCAGCCAGTGGCTTGCAGCCCGTCGCCAGGGACAGATCAATAATCGGAATGGTTCCGCCGCGGATATTGGCGACTCCACGCACCACAGAACTGGACTTGGGCATTACGGTCAGGCGCGGGCACTGCAGCACCTCTTTGACCTTGAATACGTTAATCCCATACAACTGTTTGCCATCAAGGCGAAACAACAGCAGCTCTAAACGGTTTTGGCCGACCAACTGAGTGCGTTGATTCACCGAGTCCATGACACTAACCATGCCCATACTCCTTATTTAAGCGCCCGTAAAACTGAAGTTAGCAGGCGGCACGGGCCTTGCACGCTAATATATATGACCGTAGAAACGACGTTTTATCGACATATGTGGGCAAAAAGCCACCAACTGATTCTGGCTTTATTAATACCTGCAGCCGCCTGCTTCAGCTCAACTGCTGTGGCAACTTCAACCCTGCCTGACCAGCTTATCGGCGCCGCCCACACTTTTCTTGAGGTTACTGTGGCCGACTATTTACAACGAAGCGATATCAGCGGCCGGCATGAGATTGAAATCAACCGCCTTGACCCTCGGTTACGACTGCCGCTGTGCGACAGAGATTTGACGACCACGCTGGAAAGCCCAGCAGAACCCATTGGCCGCGTCACATTGAAGGTTCGCTGCGACGGCTCTGCCCCCTGGACTATTTTTGTCCCGGCGCAGGTTCGCCTTTATCGTGAAGTGGTGACGGCAACACGCCCGCTCAAGCGTTCCAGCGTAATTAGCGAATTCGACGTAACATTGGCGGAGCGCGATGTCGGGCAGCTTAATCATGGATATCTGACCTCAGTTCAGCAGGCAATCGGCAAAAAGCTGACGCGCCCTGTCCGCCCGGACCAGGAGTTAACCCCGGTCTATGTCGAGCTAGCTGAAGTTATTCGACGTGGCGACCAGGTCGTAATCAGCGCAAAAACCGGCACGATTAACGTGAGGATGCCGGGCGAAGCGCTGTCCGACGGGGCTTTAGGCAGACAAATTAATGTTCGCAACCAGCGCTCACAGCGTATTATCAAGGCGCGGGTAACCGGTCCAGGACAAGTCGAAGTGGCAATGTAGGCATGAATCTTGATTAGGCTCTTGTATAGTGGTCTTGATAGCGGCCTTGATTGTGTTAGCCAAGACGTTTTCTTGGACGGCGGCATACAGGTCTATAGATTCAGAACTTATTGCAGCGTTTATGGCTCAAAGAAATGCTCTGAAATTTATCGCCAGCGACGATTTAACTGAGCATTTTCAGTACTGACTCAGCAATGTAATATTTTTCAGAAAGTCGCTAAAGTTTTATC
Proteins encoded:
- a CDS encoding flagellar basal body rod protein FlgF, which translates into the protein MDKMLYVAMTGAQNNTLAQRAHANNLANISTSGFRRDFEQARAISSFGDVYPSRVYAMSERPGTDFTPGSMQETGRDLDVAIGGHGWLAVQAPDGSEAYVRTASLNVDALGVLRTGNGLPVMGNAGPVAVPPEQGIDIGQDGTISIRALGEAPNVLAEVDRLKLVNPDPKQLEKGTDGMMRLKSGQRVQADASVRLTSGFLESSNVNAVEEMTAIMSLSRQFELQVKMMRTAEDNASAMARVLQLS
- the flgE gene encoding flagellar hook protein FlgE; amino-acid sequence: MAFNIGLSGLRAATSDLNVTGNNIANAGTTGFKQSRAEFADVYAASVLGSGKNAQGSGVLLSDVSQQFNQGNVNYTQNSLDLAINGNGFFRTSNNGDISYTRAGYFGTDRAGNIVNNFGYKLQGYAVDGNGNLQNGIISDLKVETASQAPKPTSTITQPFNLNSTNEVPTTTPFDPNDPTTFNSSTSVNIFDSQGNSHAFTQYYIKTGANTWQMNVLVDGRNPADPTSTDPYTANLTFNAAGQLDTAAMTSADFTVAANGTLNMTNWVPAASDGGTPPVWSGNGATASATGVNFDFRGTTQYSSLFAVNSVDQNGYTTGELAGLEIDDTGVIFARYTNGQSKVQGQVVLANFANMQGLTPVGKTAWVQSFESGEPVIGTPSSGTLGALQSGALEDSNVELSDQLVNLIVAQRNYQANAKTIETESAVTQTIINLR
- the flgD gene encoding flagellar hook assembly protein FlgD; the encoded protein is MSVDSTSGVGSSVLDQLQINSSSTGTDKELGKDEFLNLLVAQLNNQNPLEPQGNGEFIAQLAQFSTVDGIQQLNGSVDTLLSGYQSSQALQASSLVGRKVIIPTDTAVVDTSESFKASLVLPTSSSNVYVNVKDSAGSVVGRVNLGEQEAGNISFIWDGKDSSGNLMPPGTYTFEAEATYAGETKGLYTMLPANVDSVTLGGSELMLNLAGLGSVPLSQVQVIGQ
- the flgC gene encoding flagellar basal body rod protein FlgC, with protein sequence MSLTSVFNIAGSGMSAQSTRLNTISSNIANAESVSSNIDQTYRARHPVFATVFNQAQGSDGGSLFAEQDAAGSGVQVLGIVEDQSSLMPRYEPNHPAADESGYVYYPNVNVVEEMADMISASRAFQTNVEMMNTAKQMLQKVLTLGQ
- the flgB gene encoding flagellar basal body rod protein FlgB, whose amino-acid sequence is MSISFASALGIHQQALSFRAQRAEVLANNMVNADTPNYKARDLDFASVLAEQNAKTQGGTFSLNRTNAHHISAEGLASAEAELKYRTPMSPSLDQNTVDTQLEQSNYAQNAVDFQASFTLLNSKFKGLVSALRGD
- a CDS encoding bacteriohemerythrin codes for the protein MELLVWQSDLNTGIEVIDNQHRRIVDMINLLILAQKQGHSRSEVGGVLNDLVDYTLSHFAFEESLLEESGYSFTRPHKRVHEVFIGKVNEYNTRFKAGEDITTELIGLLSRWLFNHIRNDDAAYAKVVIDNMNRITQDTQPAGWLSRSMRKFFG
- the cheR gene encoding protein-glutamate O-methyltransferase CheR gives rise to the protein MTSGNLDFEQFRSFLEKACGILLGTNKQYLVSSRLNKLMEQNSIKTLGELVQRMQAMPRSGLREQVVDAMTTNETLWFRDTYPFEVMKKRVLPELLKANAGQRLRIWSAACSSGQEPYSLSMTIDEFEKSNIGQLRGGAQIVATDLSPTMLANCKSGEYDSLAIGRGLSQERLQRYFEPKAPGRWVVKAPIKSRVEFRPLNLLESYAGLGKFDVVFCRNVLIYFSAEVKKDILTRIHATLKPGGYLFLGASEALNALPDLYQMVQCSPGIIYKVK
- a CDS encoding chemotaxis protein CheV produces the protein MVSVMDSVNQRTQLVGQNRLELLLFRLDGKQLYGINVFKVKEVLQCPRLTVMPKSSSVVRGVANIRGGTIPIIDLSLATGCKPLADLQNSFVIITEYNTKTQGFLVSAVERIVNMNWEEILPPPKGTGRDHYLTAVTYLDQQMVEIIDVEKVLAEVSPTSEAISEGVVDAATHGKAVKQHVLIVDDSSVARKQVLRCLQAVGVEVTTLNDGREALDYLRKMADEGRRPADELLMIISDIEMPEMDGYTLTTAIRSDARMQGLHLLLHTSLSGVFNQAMVKKVGADDFLAKFRPDDLASRVVERINAVDRGE
- the flgA gene encoding flagellar basal body P-ring formation chaperone FlgA, with the translated sequence MTVETTFYRHMWAKSHQLILALLIPAAACFSSTAVATSTLPDQLIGAAHTFLEVTVADYLQRSDISGRHEIEINRLDPRLRLPLCDRDLTTTLESPAEPIGRVTLKVRCDGSAPWTIFVPAQVRLYREVVTATRPLKRSSVISEFDVTLAERDVGQLNHGYLTSVQQAIGKKLTRPVRPDQELTPVYVELAEVIRRGDQVVISAKTGTINVRMPGEALSDGALGRQINVRNQRSQRIIKARVTGPGQVEVAM